In Candidatus Eremiobacterota bacterium, one DNA window encodes the following:
- a CDS encoding DUF401 family protein, translating into MKDLIALGALFALILILLRKKLPLGPVMLIATLFLGLCSSFSLSTFLKVTVTALTDKTTLVLLAFLYLVALLEKIITTSGKLDRMIAAMERYIPGRRLRLVIMPAFLGFLASPGGAMFSAPFVEKASETLGLSGEEKTFINYWFRHIWEGFLPLYPATILAASILDVPLEKFIVRMFPMTVAAVAGGVLFGLIPLKLKKREVQGEKAHGRLIDLISGVFPVAAVLILVIVFKLNAALSLLAVVIYEYLASRIPLQRLPGIMKKSVSFSILLAVIAILIFKEALEASSIAPGLSQYLGHLGIPIPLMFFLIPLVVGFLTGLTQAPVGIAFPLLLGMAPMPESLDLFCFAFACAYAGVLLSPTHLCLILTAEYFGVEFTKLYRFLALPVTLLLIAAFLLYVR; encoded by the coding sequence GTGAAGGATCTCATAGCCCTTGGAGCATTGTTCGCACTTATTCTCATCCTGCTGAGGAAAAAGCTTCCCCTTGGCCCTGTAATGCTCATTGCCACTCTTTTTCTCGGCCTCTGTTCCTCTTTCAGCCTCTCCACCTTCCTTAAAGTCACCGTGACTGCCCTCACCGACAAGACCACTCTTGTCCTTCTTGCCTTTCTTTACCTTGTGGCCCTTCTTGAGAAAATAATCACCACGAGCGGCAAGCTTGACAGGATGATTGCCGCCATGGAGCGCTACATACCGGGACGAAGGCTCCGCCTCGTGATAATGCCTGCCTTTCTGGGCTTTCTTGCCTCGCCGGGGGGGGCCATGTTCTCGGCGCCCTTCGTGGAAAAGGCAAGTGAGACACTGGGCCTCAGCGGTGAGGAAAAGACTTTCATCAATTACTGGTTCAGGCACATCTGGGAAGGCTTTCTTCCCCTCTATCCCGCCACGATTCTTGCGGCGAGCATCCTGGACGTGCCCCTCGAAAAGTTCATCGTGAGAATGTTTCCTATGACGGTAGCCGCAGTGGCGGGAGGTGTCTTGTTCGGCCTCATACCCCTCAAGCTTAAAAAGAGAGAGGTACAGGGAGAAAAAGCTCATGGGAGGCTCATTGATCTCATTTCGGGAGTATTTCCCGTGGCAGCTGTTCTTATATTGGTGATTGTCTTCAAGTTAAACGCGGCGCTCTCACTGCTGGCGGTGGTCATTTATGAATACCTGGCCTCGCGGATCCCGTTACAAAGACTTCCCGGTATCATGAAAAAGAGCGTGAGCTTTTCAATTCTTCTCGCCGTCATCGCCATCCTTATTTTCAAGGAGGCCCTGGAGGCGAGCTCGATCGCCCCGGGTCTCTCTCAATACCTTGGCCACCTGGGAATTCCGATCCCCCTTATGTTTTTCCTTATCCCTCTTGTCGTGGGATTTCTTACCGGGCTCACCCAGGCGCCCGTGGGGATCGCCTTTCCCCTTCTTCTCGGAATGGCGCCGATGCCTGAAAGCCTCGATCTGTTCTGCTTCGCCTTTGCCTGCGCTTACGCCGGCGTGCTTCTCTCGCCCACCCATCTCTGCCTTATCCTCACGGCAGAATACTTTGGCGTTGAATTCACGAAGCTTTACCGCTTCCTGGCCCTTCCCGTCACACTGCTTCTTATTGCCGCATTTCTTCTCTATGTGAGGTAG
- a CDS encoding DUF1365 domain-containing protein, with translation MKNHFKYPLFMMFIDLEELTELFKASPLWSAGGFNLAWFRRKDYMEPHDRTLAEAAKEAIRKQTGSACAGPVRVLTHLRYFGHIFNPVTFYYAYDEQGKEIEAIAAQITNTPWGERFTYVLDAASLGKERTEWTFTFGKNFHVSPFMPMDLTYEWTFRKPAEELFVRMHTVRNSTRFFTAALSLQRKEITGAALHRLLLTYPFMTVKVVLRIYWQALRLNIKKAPVYEHPQEKRPSR, from the coding sequence GTGAAAAATCACTTTAAATACCCGCTTTTCATGATGTTCATCGATCTTGAGGAGCTGACCGAGCTGTTCAAGGCAAGCCCCCTCTGGTCAGCCGGCGGCTTCAACCTTGCCTGGTTTCGCCGGAAGGATTATATGGAGCCCCATGATCGCACCCTCGCGGAGGCTGCAAAGGAAGCTATCAGGAAGCAGACCGGGAGCGCATGCGCCGGCCCCGTGAGGGTCCTTACCCATCTGAGATATTTCGGGCATATTTTCAACCCGGTGACCTTCTATTATGCCTACGATGAGCAGGGAAAGGAAATTGAGGCCATCGCCGCCCAGATCACCAACACTCCCTGGGGTGAGCGCTTTACCTATGTTCTGGATGCGGCTTCCCTGGGGAAGGAGCGCACCGAGTGGACCTTCACCTTTGGTAAAAACTTTCACGTGTCTCCTTTCATGCCCATGGACCTTACCTATGAATGGACCTTCAGGAAACCTGCAGAAGAGCTTTTCGTGAGAATGCATACCGTGCGGAACAGCACCAGATTTTTTACCGCCGCCCTCTCGCTTCAGAGAAAAGAGATTACCGGGGCAGCCCTTCACCGGCTCCTGCTGACCTATCCTTTCATGACCGTAAAGGTCGTACTTCGCATCTACTGGCAGGCACTGCGGCTCAACATCAAGAAAGCTCCCGTTTATGAGCACCCGCAGGAAAAGAGACCATCACGGTGA
- a CDS encoding B12-binding domain-containing radical SAM protein, with translation MNKILFTSVCRPFGGKHEGKSVGAELFHMQITRAQGMFSPRQVIRCWALDYIAENIETPSVVLHYPSEAELIRELRTGDFDCVGISFVVSTFHKVERMVRLIRRYRPGAQIILGGYGTVLPDDMLLPLCDHICREEGIAFMRRLLGERLERPIRHPYAPIASPEIFYTGYSRKVMHITGGLGCPNGCDFCCTSHFFKRKYLSFTADGRQLYREMARLKRECGDRFGGFAVIDEDFFIHREKALQYLECVKQNEDDFAMMAFGSVKGLSQFTADEIAMMGVDLLWIGFESEKSDFRKLDGKPIGTLIRELRSRGVAVIASMIIGFPGQDRESIERDFQRLMSAQPDFSQFLIYFAFPGTPLHRYVMEQDLYSPPYRTNPDYRTFDGFASHFTQEHFRPGELESLQEELYRRDYERLGPSVVRAASAWLEGYRNLRDSAEPLLRKRAERKLAALREILPVVYAAAVLGPGRARREEARILKDHITAALGGISPGHRIFCWGAIPMAFIAGLRLKSGFLDRRLRLEKVAYHRKESAAVPQILQSEACRNFSELRGERL, from the coding sequence ATGAACAAGATTTTGTTTACCTCCGTGTGTCGTCCCTTCGGCGGAAAGCATGAGGGCAAGTCGGTGGGCGCGGAGTTGTTCCATATGCAGATAACCCGTGCCCAGGGCATGTTCAGTCCCCGGCAGGTCATACGGTGCTGGGCTCTCGACTATATCGCGGAAAATATTGAGACTCCCTCGGTGGTCCTTCATTATCCCTCAGAAGCGGAGCTGATAAGAGAGCTCAGGACCGGTGACTTTGACTGCGTAGGCATCAGTTTCGTTGTCTCCACCTTTCACAAGGTGGAGCGAATGGTCCGGCTCATAAGAAGATACCGGCCCGGGGCACAGATTATTCTCGGCGGATATGGGACCGTGCTTCCCGATGACATGCTGCTGCCCCTCTGCGATCATATATGCCGGGAGGAGGGCATCGCCTTCATGCGGCGCCTTCTCGGGGAAAGGCTCGAGCGCCCGATACGTCATCCCTATGCACCCATAGCTTCGCCCGAGATATTTTACACGGGATATTCCCGCAAGGTGATGCACATAACGGGCGGGCTGGGCTGCCCCAATGGCTGCGATTTCTGCTGCACCTCGCATTTCTTCAAGAGAAAGTATCTGAGCTTCACCGCCGACGGCAGGCAGCTCTACCGGGAGATGGCCCGTCTTAAGCGTGAGTGCGGGGACAGGTTCGGCGGATTTGCCGTTATTGACGAGGACTTCTTTATTCATCGCGAGAAGGCCCTGCAGTACCTGGAATGTGTAAAGCAAAATGAGGATGATTTCGCCATGATGGCTTTTGGCAGCGTGAAGGGGCTGTCACAGTTCACTGCCGACGAGATCGCCATGATGGGGGTGGATCTTCTCTGGATCGGCTTTGAATCAGAGAAATCGGACTTCCGGAAATTGGATGGAAAGCCCATCGGGACGCTCATAAGGGAATTACGCTCCCGGGGTGTGGCAGTGATTGCCTCGATGATAATCGGTTTCCCGGGACAGGACCGGGAGAGCATAGAACGGGATTTTCAGAGGCTCATGAGCGCACAGCCTGATTTTTCCCAGTTTCTCATTTATTTTGCCTTCCCCGGAACCCCCCTGCACCGGTACGTGATGGAACAGGATCTCTACAGCCCCCCGTACAGGACAAATCCCGACTACCGGACATTCGACGGATTCGCCTCCCATTTTACCCAGGAGCACTTCAGGCCCGGCGAGCTCGAGAGTCTGCAGGAAGAGCTCTACCGCAGAGATTATGAAAGGCTCGGCCCCTCGGTGGTAAGGGCCGCTTCCGCATGGCTTGAAGGCTACAGAAATCTCAGGGATTCAGCGGAGCCGCTCCTGCGCAAGCGGGCAGAGCGCAAGCTGGCGGCGCTCCGTGAGATTCTCCCGGTGGTTTACGCGGCTGCCGTTCTGGGACCGGGCAGAGCGCGCCGGGAAGAAGCGCGGATTCTCAAGGATCATATAACGGCAGCACTGGGGGGAATCTCCCCGGGGCACCGGATCTTCTGCTGGGGCGCAATTCCCATGGCTTTCATTGCGGGGCTGAGGCTTAAGAGCGGCTTTCTTGACCGCAGGCTCCGCCTTGAAAAAGTTGCCTATCACCGGAAAGAGAGTGCGGCAGTCCCTCAGATTCTTCAGAGCGAGGCCTGCAGGAATTTCTCTGAGCTGAGGGGTGAGAGACTCTAG
- a CDS encoding transglutaminase-like domain-containing protein — MKKFPVCALFFLITLFLPAFAAEKKAADPAALVKQAHESREKLFYTRAVELLDEARKLYRAQNNVTQFTALSREITDLQKVIVEYDSTEADLVRKCEKEKIPLSAAEIKSLVAADKLEYMTFDGGKKYFRDCLKNAFFRDPALGMRLKAMRESGKKFLAAYNPYIFNEYNDAGVQWFSPYYASKVFLGEGEVKLKKKHFPEKGVLRLWIPLPVTTGSQTDVALLRVSHPEYVKAVSDADAEMGCLYLEVPLPLKKKEMKIEVHYRFTGRAVRSAVSPDLVGTYDKDSSLYRHYTKSEGNCTVTPEIKAMAEKVAAGEQNPYLAARKLYDYVVDNVKYSFMPHLSLDALKKPESVYVFEHKYGDCGGQSILFAALCRSLGIPARCLGGMQLCPGQTSYHFWAQVFIPSYGWIPVDTSVAQGVMEAGGMSESQKQRIKDFFFGSIDPYRFYIQKETDLPLSPAKGSPRILTMAFQLAEGECAESELDPLFFMEYEAEFQEVR; from the coding sequence ATGAAAAAATTTCCTGTGTGTGCCCTCTTCTTTCTCATCACCCTCTTTCTCCCGGCCTTTGCCGCGGAAAAGAAAGCGGCCGATCCCGCCGCTCTTGTGAAGCAGGCCCATGAATCCCGCGAAAAGCTCTTTTACACCAGGGCCGTTGAGCTCCTCGACGAGGCCAGGAAGCTCTACAGGGCGCAGAACAATGTGACGCAGTTCACCGCCCTGTCGCGGGAGATCACCGATCTTCAGAAGGTGATTGTGGAATATGACTCCACTGAGGCCGATCTGGTGAGAAAGTGCGAAAAAGAGAAAATCCCTCTCAGCGCAGCGGAGATCAAAAGCCTCGTCGCGGCTGACAAGCTTGAATATATGACCTTCGACGGCGGGAAAAAGTATTTCAGGGACTGCCTGAAAAACGCCTTCTTCAGGGACCCTGCGCTGGGGATGAGGCTCAAGGCGATGAGGGAGTCCGGGAAGAAGTTTCTCGCCGCATACAATCCCTATATATTCAATGAATACAACGACGCCGGCGTGCAGTGGTTCTCGCCCTATTATGCCTCCAAGGTCTTCCTGGGAGAAGGGGAGGTCAAGCTTAAGAAAAAGCACTTTCCCGAAAAGGGCGTCCTGAGGCTCTGGATTCCCCTTCCCGTCACGACGGGCTCCCAGACCGACGTGGCACTGCTGCGCGTCTCCCACCCTGAGTATGTGAAAGCTGTTTCTGATGCCGACGCCGAAATGGGGTGCCTTTACCTTGAAGTCCCCCTTCCCCTGAAAAAGAAGGAAATGAAAATCGAGGTTCACTACCGCTTTACCGGCCGCGCCGTCAGGTCAGCGGTGAGCCCCGACCTGGTGGGCACCTACGACAAGGATTCCTCTCTTTACCGTCATTATACGAAGAGCGAAGGCAACTGCACGGTGACTCCCGAGATCAAGGCCATGGCGGAAAAAGTGGCGGCAGGCGAGCAGAATCCTTACCTGGCGGCGCGGAAGCTTTATGACTATGTGGTGGACAACGTGAAGTACAGCTTTATGCCCCATCTCTCCCTTGATGCCCTCAAAAAGCCTGAATCGGTCTATGTCTTTGAGCATAAGTATGGCGACTGCGGCGGCCAGAGCATCCTTTTTGCCGCCCTGTGCCGCTCCCTGGGTATCCCGGCCAGGTGCCTCGGCGGCATGCAGCTCTGCCCCGGCCAGACCTCATACCATTTCTGGGCCCAGGTCTTTATCCCCTCATACGGATGGATTCCCGTCGATACCTCCGTAGCCCAGGGGGTCATGGAGGCCGGCGGCATGTCGGAAAGCCAGAAGCAGAGGATCAAGGACTTTTTCTTCGGGAGCATCGACCCTTACCGCTTCTATATACAGAAGGAGACCGACCTCCCCCTCAGCCCGGCGAAAGGCTCGCCCCGGATCCTCACTATGGCCTTCCAGCTTGCTGAAGGTGAGTGCGCTGAGAGCGAGCTGGACCCTCTCTTTTTTATGGAGTATGAGGCGGAATTTCAAGAAGTGCGGTAA
- a CDS encoding DUF2177 family protein — protein MIKTYLLTLVFLLVLDYVWLGLIMNRFYARQLGGLGRTEGGNFKPVIWAACMVYLLIPLGIVVFVLPGVDRGSLVLSSAGRGALFGLVLYGVYDFTNYSLLKDYPKTMTFADILWGTFLCSVTSVFSAYAGFTLFS, from the coding sequence ATGATAAAAACATATCTTCTGACGCTGGTTTTTCTCCTGGTCCTCGATTACGTCTGGCTTGGGCTCATCATGAACAGGTTTTACGCCCGGCAGCTCGGAGGCCTCGGAAGAACAGAGGGTGGAAATTTCAAGCCCGTCATCTGGGCGGCATGCATGGTCTATCTGCTGATTCCACTGGGTATCGTAGTATTTGTGCTTCCGGGAGTGGACCGGGGCAGCCTGGTCCTCTCTTCGGCGGGAAGAGGCGCCCTTTTCGGGCTCGTGCTCTATGGCGTCTATGATTTCACCAACTACAGCCTGTTAAAGGATTACCCGAAAACCATGACCTTTGCGGATATCCTCTGGGGGACCTTCCTGTGCTCAGTGACCTCCGTTTTTTCAGCTTATGCAGGCTTCACGCTCTTCTCCTAG
- a CDS encoding cyclopropane-fatty-acyl-phospholipid synthase family protein: protein MSTRRKRDHHGDAMNTILSPAAEKAGKTACVQRLARKGFFHMLGRLARGALTIHDSSGSHAFGSASPDGYVRAEIHVQSEDFYSSVLFGGDIGAAESYIRGEWDSPGLTDVIRVIALNPEILDAVTGGCSLICLWISRILHLLRKNTPSGSRRNIHEHYDLGNDFFSLFLDPTMTYSCALFTRPDMTLEEASREKYRQICSVLNVHDSHHIMEIGTGWGGFAIFAAREYGCRVTTTTISREQYEYARGLVHRLGLESQITVLFRDYRELEGTFDRVVSIEMIEAIGHRFMDTFFRTCASLLKPDGALAIQVITMLDSRFEAYKNRSDFIKKHIFPGSCLLSVASICRSVARVSNLRLIRLEDIGLHYARTLGMWRENFQKNLPRLAERGYSPSFLKMWLYYLSYCEGGFRERYISDAQMFFCTPLCRI from the coding sequence ATGAGCACCCGCAGGAAAAGAGACCATCACGGTGATGCCATGAACACAATACTCTCCCCGGCCGCTGAAAAAGCCGGAAAGACCGCATGTGTCCAACGCCTGGCAAGAAAAGGCTTTTTCCACATGCTGGGGCGCCTTGCAAGAGGAGCACTGACCATTCACGATTCCTCGGGATCCCATGCCTTCGGGAGCGCCTCCCCCGATGGGTATGTGAGAGCTGAAATACACGTGCAGTCAGAGGATTTTTATTCCAGCGTGCTATTCGGCGGCGATATCGGCGCCGCCGAGTCCTACATACGCGGGGAATGGGACTCTCCCGGTCTCACCGATGTCATACGGGTTATTGCCCTTAATCCCGAGATCCTTGATGCCGTAACGGGCGGCTGCAGCCTCATCTGCCTTTGGATCTCCCGGATCCTTCATCTGCTGAGAAAAAACACCCCGTCGGGGAGCAGGAGAAATATTCACGAGCACTACGACCTGGGAAATGATTTCTTCTCCCTCTTTCTCGATCCCACCATGACCTATTCCTGCGCCCTCTTCACCAGGCCTGACATGACCCTGGAGGAGGCCTCACGGGAAAAATACCGGCAGATCTGCAGCGTTCTCAATGTACATGACTCCCATCATATCATGGAGATCGGCACGGGATGGGGCGGATTTGCCATATTTGCCGCCCGGGAATATGGCTGCAGAGTCACTACGACAACCATTTCCAGAGAGCAGTATGAATATGCCCGGGGCCTGGTGCACCGCCTGGGTCTGGAGTCTCAGATTACGGTGCTTTTCCGTGACTACCGTGAGCTTGAGGGAACCTTCGACAGGGTCGTGTCCATCGAAATGATAGAAGCCATCGGCCACCGCTTCATGGACACCTTTTTCCGCACCTGCGCCAGCCTCCTGAAGCCGGACGGAGCCCTGGCCATACAGGTGATTACCATGCTTGACTCACGCTTTGAAGCGTACAAAAACCGCTCGGACTTCATAAAAAAGCACATTTTCCCTGGAAGCTGCCTGCTGTCCGTGGCATCAATCTGCCGGAGCGTCGCGCGGGTGAGCAATCTGAGGCTCATCAGGCTGGAGGATATCGGACTGCACTACGCCAGGACCCTGGGAATGTGGAGGGAAAATTTCCAGAAGAATCTCCCCCGGCTGGCAGAGAGGGGATATTCCCCCAGCTTCCTCAAGATGTGGCTCTATTACCTCAGTTATTGCGAAGGTGGCTTCAGAGAGCGGTACATATCGGATGCTCAGATGTTTTTCTGCACCCCCCTGTGCCGGATATAG
- a CDS encoding FAD-dependent oxidoreductase, with amino-acid sequence MNIAIIGSGISGMTAAWLLHRTHAVTLFEANDYIGGHTHTVDVEAEGKSYPVDTGFIVFNESTYPIFCRILKELEVQWQPTGMDFSVKSERDGLEYNAKALSTLFSQKKNLFDPSFYRMFLEALKFSREFDRILQEEEEHAIEEYLRERGYSLRFMEQLIIPLGASLWSSDPEQFRSFPVKNFVRFFKNHGFLGGKSSIRWLVIKKGSRTYADKMTAPFKDRIRLSTPVAHVTRSADGVQVITARGDHHLFDQVVMAVHSDQALQVLEEPTALEREILGAFPYQENRVYLHTDHTILPRDRNLWASWNYLIPAQKLGRAAVTYDMNILQSLGAPVEFCVTLNRLEALEREKILQEFLYAHPQYDPAAVKAQERHLEISGVDRIHYCGAYWGYGFHEDGARSAVNACSRLGVSLQ; translated from the coding sequence ATGAACATAGCGATCATCGGCAGCGGGATATCGGGTATGACGGCAGCATGGCTTCTTCACCGCACCCATGCCGTAACACTCTTTGAGGCGAACGACTATATTGGCGGCCACACCCACACGGTGGACGTGGAGGCCGAGGGGAAGAGCTACCCGGTAGATACGGGCTTTATCGTCTTCAACGAGAGCACCTATCCCATCTTCTGCCGCATTCTCAAAGAGCTCGAGGTGCAATGGCAGCCCACCGGGATGGATTTCAGCGTGAAATCAGAGAGAGATGGCCTGGAATACAATGCCAAAGCCCTGAGCACGCTCTTTTCCCAGAAAAAAAACCTCTTTGACCCTTCATTCTACCGGATGTTCCTGGAAGCCCTCAAGTTCAGCCGGGAGTTTGACCGCATTCTCCAGGAAGAGGAGGAGCATGCAATAGAGGAATACCTCAGGGAAAGGGGCTACTCCCTGCGATTCATGGAACAGCTTATCATTCCCCTGGGCGCATCTCTGTGGTCATCGGATCCCGAGCAGTTCAGAAGCTTTCCGGTCAAGAACTTTGTGCGCTTTTTCAAAAACCACGGCTTTCTCGGGGGAAAAAGCTCCATACGATGGCTGGTCATCAAAAAGGGATCCAGAACCTATGCAGACAAGATGACCGCCCCGTTTAAGGACAGGATACGGTTAAGCACCCCCGTGGCTCATGTAACAAGAAGTGCCGACGGGGTGCAGGTGATCACTGCCCGGGGTGACCACCACCTTTTCGACCAGGTCGTGATGGCTGTCCACAGCGACCAGGCGCTGCAGGTGCTGGAGGAGCCCACCGCCCTGGAAAGGGAGATTCTGGGCGCCTTCCCCTACCAGGAAAACAGGGTATACCTTCACACCGACCACACTATTCTTCCCCGCGACCGCAATCTCTGGGCCAGCTGGAATTACCTTATTCCGGCGCAGAAACTCGGCAGAGCGGCCGTCACCTACGATATGAATATCCTGCAGTCCCTCGGCGCTCCCGTGGAGTTCTGCGTGACCCTCAACCGCCTGGAGGCCCTGGAGAGGGAAAAAATCCTGCAGGAATTCCTCTATGCGCACCCCCAGTACGATCCGGCAGCGGTGAAAGCCCAGGAGCGGCACCTGGAAATAAGCGGTGTTGACAGGATTCATTACTGCGGCGCATACTGGGGCTATGGCTTCCATGAAGACGGCGCCAGGAGCGCCGTGAATGCCTGCAGCAGGCTGGGAGTGTCCCTTCAATGA
- a CDS encoding DUF1295 domain-containing protein, whose protein sequence is MTETLLYAGAAVFLYMLMLFIVATAIRNNSIADVGWGGGFIIVALISFFHGGRHDLRQTITTVMIVAWGLRLVIHLSLRNRGKPEDRRYAKWRESWGKWAVPRAFVHVFLAQGALLLLISYPVILINTAPGPELTAADVMGFALWIAGFALETIADRQLADFRRDPSHRGKICQEGLWKYSRHPNYFGEALTWWGIYLVALPVPGGWKAVFSPLIITLLLRYVSGVPLLEAQMSTREGYEEYRRTTPVFIPGLPLRRGDRK, encoded by the coding sequence ATGACCGAGACTCTTCTGTATGCCGGCGCGGCAGTATTTCTCTACATGCTCATGCTCTTCATTGTGGCGACTGCCATAAGAAACAACAGTATCGCCGATGTGGGCTGGGGAGGCGGATTCATTATCGTTGCGCTCATTTCTTTTTTCCACGGGGGGCGGCACGACCTTCGCCAGACCATCACGACCGTGATGATTGTTGCCTGGGGGCTCCGCCTGGTGATACACCTCTCCCTCAGAAACAGGGGGAAGCCCGAGGACAGGCGGTATGCGAAGTGGCGGGAAAGCTGGGGAAAATGGGCCGTGCCGCGGGCCTTCGTCCATGTCTTCCTGGCTCAGGGAGCCCTGCTGCTTCTCATCTCATATCCGGTAATCCTCATAAATACAGCTCCCGGGCCGGAGCTTACCGCTGCTGATGTGATGGGCTTTGCGCTCTGGATTGCGGGATTTGCCCTTGAGACCATTGCAGACCGGCAGCTTGCCGATTTCAGGCGGGACCCGTCACACCGGGGAAAGATCTGTCAGGAGGGGCTCTGGAAATATTCCCGTCATCCCAATTATTTCGGTGAAGCCCTCACATGGTGGGGAATTTACCTGGTGGCTCTCCCGGTGCCCGGCGGCTGGAAAGCAGTGTTCAGCCCGCTCATCATCACCCTGCTGCTCAGGTATGTGTCAGGCGTCCCCCTTCTGGAGGCCCAGATGAGCACAAGAGAGGGATATGAAGAATACCGGAGGACAACGCCGGTATTTATACCTGGGCTTCCGCTTAGACGAGGAGACCGTAAATGA